ACAAAAAAAGGAGATGAAATGGAAACTAAATTAGCTCTTAACAAGAGAATATATCATCAGCGTTTTCTACTACTAATGGCTCTTCCTGCAGTAGTTTGGATGATAATATTTAACTACATACCTATGTATGGTGTAATAATTGCATTCCAAAACTATAGAATAATAAAACCTATTATAGGACAGCCCTTTGTTGGCTTTGAACACTTTGTAGAGTTATTTACTAGTGGTGACTTTGGCAACGTTATGAAAAATACACTTGGTATTAGTTTTCTACGTCTATTTATTGGGTTCCCACTACCTATTATTTTCGCAATATTCCTAAATGAGATAAAGAGTATAAGCTTTAAGAGGTTTATACAAACTGTTTCATACCTTCCCCACTTTCTATCATGGGCAGTATTAGGTGGAATAATGGTTAACTGGTTATCAGATGTAGGTTTTATTAACGAGCTGTTAATGAATATGGGTTTTATAAGCGAACCAGTATTTTATTTAGCTGAACCAGATATGTTCTGGGGAATTGCTGTATTCTCAGATATATGGAAAGAGCTTGGTTGGGGTGCGATAATTTATCTAGCAGCTATTGCTGGTATTAATCCATCACTATATGAAGCTGCGACTGTTGATGGATGTAATAGATTTCATAAAATGATCCATATAACACTTCCTTCAATTGCACCAACAATATCAATTTTCCTAATCTTAGCTATTAGTGGAATGCTTAATACTAACTTTGAACAGATTCTTGTATTAAGAAATTCTTTAAACCAATCTGCAAGTGATGTTATAGATGTGTTTGTATATAGAACAGGTATGATAGCTGGAAGATACTCCTACGCCCAAGCTATTGGTCTATTTAAATCTGTGGTTGCTCTAATTCTACTAGGTGGAGCAAATAAAATTACACAAAAAACCAGTGGTCATTCACTATATTAAGGGAAGAAAAATGAATAAATATAAAAAGAAAATAGAAGCTTTTCCTATAGTTAATACAGTTTTAATGGTATTTCTTGCATTTATTACTCTGTACCCTATTTGGTATACCATTGTATTAGCATTTAACGATGCATCAGATGCGGCCCTAGGTGGAATTTACTGGTGGCCCAGGGAGTTTAGCTTAGAGAGTTTCCAAAAGGTTTTTGAGGAAGATGTTATAATCCAAGCCTTTACAATATCTGTTTTAAGAACAGTTATAGGTACTGTTACAGCAATACTGTTTACAGCGATGACAGCATATGCATGGTCTAAAAAACATCTAATTGGAAGAAACATATACCTAGCT
Above is a genomic segment from Thiospirochaeta perfilievii containing:
- a CDS encoding ABC transporter permease, producing the protein METKLALNKRIYHQRFLLLMALPAVVWMIIFNYIPMYGVIIAFQNYRIIKPIIGQPFVGFEHFVELFTSGDFGNVMKNTLGISFLRLFIGFPLPIIFAIFLNEIKSISFKRFIQTVSYLPHFLSWAVLGGIMVNWLSDVGFINELLMNMGFISEPVFYLAEPDMFWGIAVFSDIWKELGWGAIIYLAAIAGINPSLYEAATVDGCNRFHKMIHITLPSIAPTISIFLILAISGMLNTNFEQILVLRNSLNQSASDVIDVFVYRTGMIAGRYSYAQAIGLFKSVVALILLGGANKITQKTSGHSLY